In one Pseudomonas sp. SCA2728.1_7 genomic region, the following are encoded:
- a CDS encoding lytic transglycosylase domain-containing protein — MKFIASGLLGCVLLSGAAQADVFISVDAKGSYVLSNVHRPGRTYERVIHEAEMPVASLDQQPQMIANQPYAELVSAAAKVNQLPEALLHAVINAESHYNPGATSAKGAGGLMQLMPDTARELGVTDVYDPKANIQGGAKYLKRLMTLFDNDIALAVAAYNAGPDAVLSRGRVIPPFAETQRYVPNVLRQYRRLQGLAMDAPL, encoded by the coding sequence ATGAAATTTATCGCCAGCGGATTGCTCGGTTGTGTGCTGCTCAGCGGCGCCGCGCAGGCCGATGTGTTCATCTCCGTGGACGCCAAGGGCAGCTACGTGCTGTCCAACGTTCACCGGCCCGGACGCACTTACGAACGGGTGATCCACGAGGCTGAAATGCCTGTGGCCAGCCTCGATCAACAGCCACAAATGATCGCCAACCAGCCCTACGCGGAACTGGTCTCGGCAGCCGCCAAAGTCAATCAATTACCCGAAGCGCTGCTGCACGCGGTGATCAATGCCGAATCCCATTACAACCCAGGCGCGACCTCGGCCAAAGGCGCCGGCGGACTGATGCAGTTAATGCCCGACACCGCACGCGAGCTGGGTGTGACCGACGTCTACGACCCCAAGGCCAACATCCAGGGCGGGGCCAAATACCTCAAGCGCCTGATGACCCTGTTCGACAACGACATTGCTCTCGCGGTGGCGGCCTACAACGCCGGGCCGGACGCGGTGCTCAGCCGTGGCCGGGTGATTCCGCCGTTCGCCGAAACCCAGCGTTATGTGCCGAATGTCT